One stretch of Micromonospora echinospora DNA includes these proteins:
- a CDS encoding TIGR03089 family protein, with product MADNIARVFADAIAPDPTRPLLTWYDDATGERTELSGATLANWVAKTANLLTDEIGAAPGDPAGVLLPPHWQTAAVLLGCWSAKLTVTDAPGPVEVLFVAADRADEAAGWPAGERYALALDPFALPMRQVPAGCADFVTAVRGHGDHFTPHPGGGEADAALLARAQARAAELGLTPGDRLLVDVTRYPDPVDWLLAPLSAGVSVVACAHPDPARLAARAETEKTTQTLT from the coding sequence ATGGCCGACAACATTGCCCGGGTGTTCGCCGACGCGATCGCGCCGGACCCCACCCGACCGCTGCTGACCTGGTACGACGACGCCACCGGGGAGCGCACCGAACTCTCCGGCGCGACGCTTGCGAACTGGGTGGCGAAGACGGCCAACCTGCTCACCGACGAGATCGGTGCCGCGCCGGGCGATCCGGCCGGCGTGTTGCTGCCGCCGCACTGGCAGACCGCCGCCGTGCTGCTCGGCTGCTGGTCGGCGAAACTGACGGTGACCGACGCGCCGGGCCCGGTGGAGGTCTTGTTCGTGGCCGCCGACCGGGCGGACGAGGCGGCCGGGTGGCCGGCCGGCGAGCGGTACGCGCTGGCGCTCGACCCGTTCGCGCTGCCGATGCGGCAGGTGCCCGCGGGCTGCGCCGACTTCGTGACGGCGGTACGCGGGCACGGCGATCACTTCACGCCGCACCCCGGGGGTGGCGAGGCGGACGCGGCGCTGCTGGCTCGCGCGCAGGCCCGCGCCGCGGAGCTGGGCCTCACCCCCGGCGACCGCCTCCTGGTCGACGTGACCCGCTACCCCGACCCCGTCGACTGGCTACTGGCTCCCCTGTCCGCCGGCGTCAGCGTGGTGGCCTGCGCCCACCCCGATCCGGCCCGCCTGGCCGCCCGAGCCGAGACCGAAAAAACAACCCAAACCCTGACCTGA
- a CDS encoding mannose-1-phosphate guanylyltransferase, translating into MFYAVIPAGGSGTRLWPLSRAGHPKFLHPLTGTPASLLQATVDRLSPLTTPERTLVVTGAAHAAAVARQLAGVPEENILVEPSPRDSCAAIALAAAVIAARTPDAVMGSFAADHLIGDPARLAEVVRQAIRGAEQGLLMTVGITPTRPETGYGYLETGDPVADGPLRPVREFKEKPAAEVAEVYVNSGRHLWNASMFVWRVDVFLAELARQQPELHAGITAIAAAWGTPEQDDVLGRVWPTLPRISVDYAVMEGAATAGRVATVPGDFGWNDVGDFHTLGEVLPADGAGNVVLGGDAKPGVLLHDTTGTVVVPHSGRLVATVGVRDLIVVDTPDALLVCPRDRAQDVKKVVDELKERGEEGLV; encoded by the coding sequence ATGTTCTACGCCGTCATCCCGGCGGGTGGCAGTGGCACACGGTTGTGGCCGCTGTCCCGTGCCGGCCATCCCAAATTCCTCCACCCGCTGACCGGTACCCCCGCCTCGCTCCTGCAGGCCACTGTCGACCGGTTGTCGCCGTTGACCACACCCGAGCGCACGCTCGTGGTCACCGGGGCCGCGCACGCCGCGGCGGTGGCTCGGCAACTGGCCGGCGTGCCGGAGGAGAACATCCTGGTCGAGCCGTCGCCCCGGGACTCCTGCGCGGCGATCGCGCTGGCCGCCGCGGTGATCGCCGCGCGTACGCCGGACGCGGTGATGGGCTCGTTCGCCGCCGACCACCTGATCGGCGACCCGGCCCGGCTGGCCGAGGTGGTACGGCAGGCCATCCGGGGCGCGGAGCAGGGGCTGCTGATGACTGTGGGTATCACCCCGACCCGCCCGGAGACCGGCTACGGCTACCTGGAGACCGGCGATCCGGTGGCGGACGGCCCGCTGCGCCCGGTGCGCGAGTTCAAGGAGAAGCCGGCGGCGGAGGTGGCCGAGGTCTACGTCAACTCCGGCCGGCACCTCTGGAACGCCAGCATGTTCGTCTGGCGGGTGGACGTCTTCCTCGCCGAACTGGCCCGCCAGCAGCCGGAGCTGCACGCGGGGATCACCGCCATCGCGGCGGCCTGGGGCACCCCGGAGCAGGACGACGTGCTGGGCCGGGTCTGGCCGACGCTGCCCCGGATCTCGGTCGACTACGCGGTCATGGAGGGCGCGGCGACGGCCGGCCGGGTGGCTACCGTGCCGGGTGACTTCGGCTGGAACGACGTCGGTGACTTCCACACGCTCGGTGAGGTGCTGCCGGCCGACGGCGCCGGGAACGTGGTGCTGGGTGGCGACGCCAAGCCGGGCGTGCTGCTGCACGACACCACCGGCACGGTCGTGGTGCCGCACTCCGGCCGGCTCGTCGCCACCGTCGGGGTGCGCGACCTGATCGTGGTGGACACCCCGGACGCGCTGCTGGTCTGCCCGCGTGACCGCGCGCAGGACGTGAAGAAGGTCGTGGACGAGCTGAAGGAACGCGGCGAGGAGGGCCTGGTCTGA
- a CDS encoding acetoacetate--CoA ligase — MADVLWTPPADVREQSRIGDYLRWLAEHRGLEFADYDALWQWSVTDLDAFWRSIWDWFDVVAHTPPTATLTGRAMPGARWFPGATLNYAENVLRMPGLGDDDPAVIAHGQTRAPETLTAAELRERVRRVAAGLRRLGVGPGDRVAAYAPNIPETYVLLLATASLGAIFSSCAPEFGTRSVTDRWQQIEPTVLVAVDGYRYGDKPVDRRAEVAAIRAALPSLRHTVAIAYLDPDGPALDGALPWAELAAPTDEPLTFTPVAFDHPLYVLYSSGTTGLPKPIVHGHGGILLEHLKMLALHHDLGPSDRFLWFTTTGWMMWNFLVSGPAVGAAIVLFDGNPGHPDLGALWRLAADTGTTYFGTSAPFLLACRKAGLVPREIADLSAVRGLGSTGAPLPAEGFTWVYENVSDRLQLQSLSGGTDVCTGFVGGVPLLPVYAGEIACRALGAKVEARSADGSAVIGQLGELVITEPMPSMPVGFWNDPDGARYREAYFEVYPGVWRHGDWITVNERGGCVITGRSDATLNRGGVRLGTAEFYSVVEGLDEVVDSVVVHLEDDEGGAGELLLFVVLAEGLELDDEMRRKICRELRTALSPRHVPDEIHQVRAVPRTLSAKKLEVPVKKILTGTPVDSAAAKGALANPESLTAFAALAQRRATTNHPTPA, encoded by the coding sequence GTGGCTGACGTGCTGTGGACGCCGCCGGCGGACGTGCGGGAGCAGTCCCGGATCGGTGACTACCTGCGCTGGCTGGCCGAGCACCGCGGGCTGGAGTTCGCCGACTACGACGCGCTGTGGCAGTGGTCGGTGACCGACCTGGACGCGTTCTGGCGCTCGATCTGGGACTGGTTCGACGTGGTCGCGCACACCCCGCCGACCGCCACGCTCACCGGCCGGGCCATGCCCGGCGCCCGCTGGTTCCCCGGTGCGACGCTCAACTACGCCGAGAACGTGCTCCGGATGCCGGGGCTGGGCGACGACGACCCGGCGGTGATCGCACACGGTCAGACCCGCGCGCCGGAGACGCTCACCGCTGCCGAGCTGCGCGAGCGGGTCCGCCGGGTGGCGGCCGGGCTGCGCCGCCTCGGCGTGGGGCCGGGCGACCGGGTGGCCGCGTACGCGCCGAACATCCCCGAGACGTACGTCCTGCTGCTCGCCACCGCCAGCCTCGGCGCGATCTTCTCCTCCTGCGCGCCGGAGTTCGGCACCCGCAGCGTCACCGACCGCTGGCAGCAGATCGAACCCACGGTGCTGGTCGCCGTGGACGGCTACCGGTACGGCGACAAGCCTGTGGACAGGCGCGCCGAGGTGGCCGCGATCCGGGCGGCGTTGCCGTCGCTGCGGCACACGGTCGCCATCGCGTACCTCGATCCGGACGGCCCGGCCCTCGACGGCGCGTTGCCGTGGGCGGAGCTGGCGGCACCGACCGACGAGCCGTTGACGTTCACTCCGGTGGCCTTCGACCACCCGCTCTACGTGCTCTACTCCTCCGGCACGACCGGCCTGCCCAAGCCGATCGTGCACGGCCACGGCGGCATCCTGCTGGAACACCTCAAGATGCTGGCGCTGCACCACGACCTGGGTCCGTCCGACCGGTTCCTGTGGTTCACCACGACCGGCTGGATGATGTGGAACTTCCTGGTCTCCGGCCCGGCGGTGGGCGCGGCGATCGTGCTGTTCGACGGCAACCCGGGCCACCCCGACCTGGGCGCGCTGTGGCGGCTGGCCGCCGACACCGGCACCACGTACTTCGGCACGTCCGCGCCGTTCCTGCTGGCCTGCCGCAAGGCCGGGCTGGTGCCGCGGGAGATCGCCGACCTGTCCGCGGTGCGCGGCCTCGGCTCGACCGGCGCGCCGCTGCCGGCCGAGGGCTTCACCTGGGTGTACGAGAACGTCAGCGACCGCCTCCAGCTCCAGTCACTGTCCGGCGGCACGGACGTGTGCACCGGGTTCGTCGGCGGCGTGCCGCTGCTGCCGGTGTACGCCGGGGAGATCGCCTGCCGGGCGCTGGGCGCGAAGGTGGAGGCCCGTTCCGCCGACGGCAGCGCGGTGATCGGGCAGCTCGGCGAGCTGGTGATCACCGAGCCGATGCCGAGTATGCCGGTGGGGTTCTGGAACGACCCGGACGGCGCCCGCTACCGGGAGGCGTACTTCGAGGTCTATCCCGGGGTGTGGCGGCACGGCGACTGGATCACCGTGAACGAGCGCGGCGGATGCGTCATCACCGGCCGGTCCGACGCCACGCTGAACCGGGGCGGCGTGCGGCTGGGTACCGCCGAGTTCTACTCGGTGGTCGAGGGCTTGGACGAGGTGGTCGACTCGGTGGTCGTGCACCTGGAGGACGACGAGGGCGGCGCGGGCGAGTTGCTGCTGTTCGTGGTGCTCGCCGAGGGCCTGGAGCTCGACGACGAGATGCGGCGCAAGATCTGCCGGGAGCTGCGTACCGCGCTGTCGCCGCGGCACGTGCCGGACGAGATCCACCAGGTCCGGGCCGTGCCCCGCACGCTGAGCGCGAAGAAGCTGGAGGTGCCGGTCAAGAAGATCCTGACGGGCACCCCTGTGGACAGCGCGGCGGCCAAGGGCGCCCTGGCCAACCCCGAGTCCCTGACGGCCTTCGCCGCCCTGGCCCAGCGCCGAGCCACCACCAACCACCCCACCCCCGCGTAA
- a CDS encoding coenzyme F420-0:L-glutamate ligase translates to MRLEILPVQGIGDVTEGDDLAALIAGAAPWLRDGDVLVVTSKIVSKAEGRLVDVPADGPERLDARDRILADETARVVATRGTTRIVQTHHGFVMASAGIDASNVDKTRLVLLPVDPDASARELRAALRDRYGLDVAVIVSDTMGRPWRNGLTDVALGVAGMPAIRDHRGEVDPYGNELFVTQMAVVDELAGAGELIKGKCDQVPVAVVRGYLGTPRDDDEGARALVRDASMDLFSLGTAEARVAGLREAATLPDRTGPDPADPAAVRRAITAVADVVAPGTVFTHVTDDEVRAGLAAGVPGWPASATGLLLGAAPTPLDPADLVRFGADVQRLRAALAAEGIGSVLLPPPGGSAASAALAI, encoded by the coding sequence GTGAGGCTGGAGATCCTGCCGGTGCAGGGCATCGGCGACGTGACCGAGGGCGACGACCTGGCGGCGCTGATCGCCGGCGCGGCGCCCTGGCTGCGCGACGGCGACGTGCTGGTGGTCACCAGCAAGATCGTGTCGAAGGCGGAGGGCCGGCTTGTCGACGTGCCCGCCGACGGCCCGGAGCGGCTCGACGCGCGGGACCGGATCCTGGCCGACGAGACCGCCCGGGTGGTGGCGACGCGGGGCACCACCCGGATCGTGCAGACCCACCACGGGTTCGTGATGGCCTCCGCCGGCATCGACGCGTCGAACGTGGACAAGACCCGGCTGGTGCTGCTGCCGGTCGACCCGGACGCCTCCGCGCGGGAGCTGCGCGCCGCGTTGCGCGACAGGTACGGCCTCGACGTCGCCGTGATCGTCAGCGACACCATGGGCCGTCCGTGGCGCAACGGGCTCACCGACGTGGCGCTCGGGGTGGCCGGCATGCCGGCGATCCGCGACCACCGGGGCGAGGTGGACCCGTACGGCAACGAGCTGTTCGTCACCCAGATGGCGGTGGTCGACGAGCTGGCCGGGGCCGGCGAGCTGATCAAGGGCAAATGCGACCAGGTGCCGGTCGCGGTGGTCCGGGGTTATCTCGGCACGCCCCGGGACGACGACGAGGGCGCCCGGGCGCTCGTCCGCGACGCCTCGATGGACCTGTTCTCGCTGGGTACCGCCGAGGCGCGCGTCGCCGGTCTGCGGGAGGCGGCGACGCTGCCCGACCGGACCGGCCCCGACCCCGCCGACCCGGCCGCGGTGCGGCGGGCGATCACCGCGGTCGCCGACGTGGTCGCCCCCGGCACCGTCTTCACCCACGTCACCGACGACGAGGTACGCGCCGGACTCGCGGCCGGCGTGCCCGGCTGGCCCGCCTCGGCCACCGGCCTGCTGCTCGGCGCGGCGCCGACCCCGCTCGACCCGGCGGACCTGGTCCGGTTCGGCGCGGACGTGCAACGCCTGCGTGCCGCGCTGGCCGCCGAGGGCATCGGGTCCGTCCTGCTCCCGCCCCCGGGCGGCAGCGCCGCCAGCGCCGCGCTGGCGATCTGA
- the cofD gene encoding 2-phospho-L-lactate transferase has protein sequence MRIVVLTGGIGGARFLLGVRAYAREVGAEVTAVVNVGDDLLLHGLKVCPDLDSVLYTLGGGADPERGWGRVGETWTVKNELAAYGAEPSWFGLGDKDLATHLVRTTMLNAGYPLSQVTEALAARWQPGVRLLPATDDRLETHAVITDEQGRRAIHFQEWWVRYRADVPTDRFVFVGADAAKPAPGVVEAIAAADVVLIAPSNPVVSIAPVLAVPGLRDAVTGGPAPVIGVSPIIGGAPVRGMADRCLAVLGVECSAAGVGGLYGARSAGGLLDGWLVAPEDEDTVVPDVVVRAAPLRMTDEAATAAMVRAALELM, from the coding sequence ATGCGCATCGTGGTTCTGACCGGCGGCATCGGGGGTGCCCGTTTCCTGCTCGGCGTGCGGGCGTACGCCCGCGAGGTGGGCGCCGAGGTGACCGCCGTGGTGAACGTCGGCGACGATCTGCTGCTGCACGGGTTGAAGGTCTGCCCCGACCTGGACAGCGTGCTCTACACGCTCGGCGGCGGCGCCGACCCGGAGCGCGGCTGGGGCCGGGTGGGCGAAACCTGGACGGTGAAGAACGAGCTGGCCGCGTACGGCGCGGAGCCGAGCTGGTTCGGCCTGGGCGACAAGGACCTCGCCACCCACCTGGTCCGCACCACGATGCTCAACGCCGGCTATCCGCTGTCCCAGGTCACCGAGGCGCTGGCGGCGCGCTGGCAGCCGGGCGTACGGCTGCTGCCGGCCACCGACGACCGCCTGGAGACGCATGCCGTGATCACCGACGAGCAGGGCCGGCGCGCGATCCACTTCCAGGAGTGGTGGGTGCGGTACCGCGCCGACGTACCCACTGACCGGTTCGTCTTCGTCGGCGCCGACGCGGCGAAGCCCGCGCCCGGCGTGGTGGAGGCCATCGCGGCGGCGGACGTGGTGCTGATCGCGCCCAGCAACCCGGTCGTCAGCATCGCCCCGGTGCTGGCCGTGCCCGGCCTGCGCGACGCGGTGACCGGCGGGCCGGCCCCGGTGATCGGAGTGTCGCCGATCATCGGTGGCGCGCCGGTACGCGGCATGGCCGACCGCTGCCTCGCCGTGCTCGGCGTGGAGTGCAGCGCGGCCGGGGTGGGCGGCCTCTACGGCGCGCGGTCGGCCGGTGGGCTGCTCGACGGCTGGCTGGTCGCGCCGGAGGACGAGGACACAGTGGTGCCGGACGTGGTGGTCCGCGCGGCGCCGCTGCGGATGACCGACGAGGCGGCGACCGCCGCGATGGTGCGCGCCGCGCTGGAGCTGATGTGA
- a CDS encoding ArsR/SmtB family transcription factor, protein MLKIIFSGEDVLRTRVAPAADPLWELVLSLHLLQGRGRDPMMTTWRRTVAHGLRTDSGAEQYRLLLALNPPRGYFPDFLTPFASREGFEVGLDAVRGTPVDMLRRDLTRLAEETTLPSSATALARGEPETLHHLTDAMARYQSLAVTPYWARVQAAVEADRARRARAMLDGGAEGLLASLRPNMRWNSGVLEVLDYPDTRELHLDGRGLLLVPSFFCSRTPVALVDPTLPPVLVYPVDRLAGLTPASGVGVSPQGEALAALLGRTRSRVLQAADEGCTTGEMARRLHISAAAASQHTTVLRNAGLLVSQRERNTVLHTLTPLGRAVLDA, encoded by the coding sequence ATGTTGAAGATCATTTTCTCGGGCGAGGACGTCCTGCGGACCCGGGTCGCCCCGGCCGCGGACCCGCTCTGGGAGTTGGTCCTCAGCCTGCACCTGCTCCAGGGGCGCGGCCGCGACCCGATGATGACCACGTGGCGACGCACAGTGGCCCACGGGCTGCGCACCGACAGCGGCGCCGAGCAGTACCGCCTGCTCCTCGCGCTCAACCCGCCGCGCGGCTACTTCCCCGACTTCCTCACCCCGTTCGCCAGCCGGGAGGGCTTCGAGGTCGGGCTGGATGCCGTCCGGGGCACCCCTGTCGACATGCTGCGCCGCGACCTGACCCGGCTCGCCGAGGAGACCACGCTGCCGTCCTCGGCGACCGCGCTGGCCCGGGGCGAGCCGGAGACGCTGCACCACCTCACCGACGCCATGGCGCGATACCAGTCGCTGGCCGTCACGCCGTACTGGGCCCGGGTGCAGGCAGCTGTCGAGGCGGACCGGGCCCGGCGCGCCCGCGCCATGCTCGACGGCGGCGCCGAAGGGCTGCTGGCCAGCCTGCGGCCGAACATGCGGTGGAACTCCGGCGTGCTGGAGGTGCTCGACTATCCGGACACCCGGGAACTGCACCTGGACGGGCGCGGGCTGCTGCTCGTCCCGTCGTTCTTCTGCTCGCGTACCCCGGTGGCGCTCGTCGACCCGACCCTGCCCCCGGTGCTCGTCTACCCGGTGGACCGCCTCGCCGGGCTGACACCGGCGTCCGGCGTCGGCGTGTCACCGCAGGGCGAGGCACTCGCGGCCCTGCTCGGCCGCACCCGGTCACGGGTGCTCCAGGCCGCCGACGAGGGCTGCACCACCGGTGAGATGGCCCGCCGGCTGCACATCTCCGCCGCCGCGGCCAGCCAGCACACCACAGTGCTGCGCAACGCCGGGCTGCTGGTCAGCCAGCGCGAGCGCAACACCGTCCTGCACACGCTGACGCCGCTGGGCCGAGCCGTCCTCGACGCCTGA
- a CDS encoding glycosyltransferase family 4 protein: protein MTAGRPPRVLIDATSVPADRGGVGRYVDGLLGALGRVCGTGVDLAVVSLRTDLERYTRMLPGAEVIPAPAAVAHRPARLAWEQTGLPLLAQQVGAEVLHSPFYTCPLRAGCPVTVTVHDATFFTEPEHYDKSRRTFFRSAIKTSLRRASRVIVPSKATRDELIRLLDADPTRIDVAYHGVDQDAFHAPGDEEKARVRARLGLGDSSYVAFLGAKEPRKNVPNLIRGWARAVADRPNPPALVVAGGQGHDDDIDRAVAEVPSHLRLLRPGYLRYADLPGFLGGALVAAYPSYGEGFGLPILEAMACAAPVLTTPRLSLPEVGGDAVAYTSEDPDQIATDLAALLDDEPRRLSLAKAGFDRAKEFTWESSADVHIAAWRRARS from the coding sequence GTGACCGCCGGTCGCCCGCCCCGCGTTCTCATCGACGCCACGAGTGTCCCCGCCGACCGTGGCGGCGTCGGTAGATACGTCGACGGACTGCTCGGCGCGCTGGGCCGGGTCTGCGGCACCGGTGTCGACCTGGCGGTGGTGAGCCTCCGTACCGACCTGGAGCGGTACACCCGGATGCTGCCGGGCGCCGAGGTGATCCCCGCCCCGGCGGCGGTGGCGCACCGACCGGCGCGCCTGGCCTGGGAGCAGACCGGACTGCCGCTGCTGGCCCAGCAGGTCGGCGCGGAGGTGCTGCACTCGCCCTTCTACACCTGTCCGCTGCGGGCCGGATGCCCGGTGACGGTCACTGTGCACGATGCGACGTTCTTCACCGAGCCGGAGCACTACGACAAGTCGCGCCGGACGTTCTTCCGCAGCGCCATCAAGACCTCGCTGCGGCGGGCCAGCCGGGTGATCGTGCCGAGCAAGGCCACCCGGGACGAGCTGATCCGGCTGCTGGACGCCGACCCGACCCGGATCGACGTCGCCTATCACGGCGTCGACCAGGACGCCTTTCACGCGCCCGGCGACGAGGAGAAGGCGCGCGTGCGGGCCCGCCTGGGTCTGGGCGACAGCAGCTACGTAGCGTTCCTCGGGGCCAAGGAGCCGCGCAAGAACGTACCCAACCTGATCCGTGGCTGGGCGCGGGCGGTGGCCGACCGGCCGAACCCGCCGGCGCTCGTGGTCGCGGGCGGTCAGGGGCATGACGACGACATCGACCGCGCGGTGGCCGAGGTGCCGTCGCACCTGCGGCTGCTGCGCCCGGGCTACCTGCGTTACGCAGACCTGCCCGGCTTCCTCGGTGGCGCGCTCGTGGCCGCCTACCCCTCCTACGGCGAGGGCTTCGGCCTGCCGATCCTGGAGGCGATGGCGTGCGCGGCCCCGGTGCTCACCACGCCGCGCCTGTCCCTGCCCGAGGTGGGCGGCGACGCGGTGGCGTACACCAGCGAGGACCCGGACCAGATCGCCACCGACCTGGCCGCCCTGCTGGACGACGAGCCGCGGCGGCTCTCGCTGGCCAAGGCCGGGTTCGACCGGGCCAAGGAGTTCACCTGGGAGTCCAGCGCGGACGTGCACATCGCGGCCTGGCGACGGGCCCGGTCCTGA
- a CDS encoding NUDIX hydrolase: MPDTDLTTYADLHADAVAALSRWTATSPAAAANRDRTLALLADGPVAMSRTHRAGHVTASALVLDPDGRVLLCLHGKIRRWVQLGGHCEPGDRTLVAAALREATEESGIAGLTVEPEPIDVDIHQVACQGGSFHYDVRYAVLAPAGAVEQVSAESEALGWFPPDRLPEPLAHATAQLVPPALAVLARHAAH, from the coding sequence GTGCCCGACACCGACCTCACCACGTACGCCGACCTGCACGCCGACGCCGTCGCGGCGCTGAGCCGCTGGACGGCGACCAGCCCGGCCGCCGCCGCCAACCGGGACCGGACGCTGGCGCTGCTGGCCGACGGGCCGGTGGCGATGAGCCGGACGCACCGGGCGGGGCATGTCACAGCCAGCGCGCTGGTGCTCGACCCGGACGGCCGGGTGCTGCTCTGCCTGCACGGCAAGATCCGCAGGTGGGTGCAGCTCGGCGGGCACTGCGAGCCGGGCGACCGGACACTGGTGGCAGCCGCGCTGCGCGAGGCCACCGAGGAGTCCGGGATCGCCGGCCTGACCGTCGAGCCCGAACCGATCGACGTGGACATCCACCAGGTCGCCTGCCAGGGCGGGTCGTTCCACTACGACGTCCGGTACGCGGTGCTGGCCCCGGCCGGGGCGGTCGAGCAGGTGAGCGCGGAGTCCGAGGCGCTCGGCTGGTTCCCGCCGGACCGCCTGCCCGAGCCGCTCGCCCACGCCACGGCCCAACTGGTGCCGCCGGCGCTCGCCGTGCTGGCCCGCCACGCCGCCCACTGA